One genomic window of Syntrophotaleaceae bacterium includes the following:
- a CDS encoding cytochrome d ubiquinol oxidase subunit II, whose amino-acid sequence MVTLSDLAAGALLLGLIMYAAFGGADFGGGIWTALASGPRKKEQRESLFQAIGPVWETNHVWLIYVVVVLFMVFPRAFSTLFTALLVPLVIALVGINFRGAAFAFRHFGRETGRGVPFIARSFEVSSMLTPLALGMAVAATAGGELRLTAQGAATGPWDWITPFTIVGGLIGLAICAYLAPIYMTVRTQGDLREDFRRRGMIAALVLGMLTTLEIPVAFFDAPGFAARLLLPRTLVCISLAVLFGAATEFLLWRRKFFAAQFGAGATVAFTLLGFGVALYPDLLLGQLTISEAAAPRETLIAFFTVLPFGVIILAPSLAFLYWTFRGSPDPESPPDEFRVRR is encoded by the coding sequence ATGGTGACTCTCTCTGACCTGGCTGCCGGAGCCCTGCTGCTCGGTCTGATCATGTACGCCGCCTTCGGGGGAGCGGATTTCGGCGGCGGGATCTGGACCGCCCTGGCCTCCGGGCCCCGGAAAAAGGAACAGCGTGAAAGCCTGTTTCAAGCCATCGGTCCTGTTTGGGAGACAAATCACGTCTGGCTGATCTACGTCGTCGTGGTGCTGTTCATGGTCTTCCCCCGGGCCTTTTCCACACTTTTTACCGCCCTGCTGGTCCCGCTGGTGATCGCGCTGGTGGGGATCAACTTTCGCGGTGCCGCCTTCGCCTTTCGCCATTTCGGGCGTGAAACCGGCCGGGGGGTGCCTTTCATTGCCCGCAGTTTCGAAGTGTCCAGCATGCTCACGCCCCTGGCCCTGGGCATGGCCGTAGCCGCTACGGCGGGGGGAGAATTGAGGCTGACGGCGCAAGGCGCGGCGACAGGCCCCTGGGACTGGATCACTCCGTTTACCATTGTTGGCGGACTGATCGGCCTGGCCATCTGTGCCTACCTCGCTCCCATCTACATGACGGTCAGGACTCAGGGAGACCTGAGGGAGGACTTCCGCCGTCGCGGCATGATTGCGGCTCTTGTGCTGGGGATGTTGACCACGCTGGAAATACCCGTCGCCTTTTTCGACGCCCCCGGGTTCGCTGCCCGTCTTTTGCTGCCCCGGACCCTGGTGTGCATTTCCCTGGCAGTCCTCTTTGGTGCCGCAACCGAGTTTCTGCTTTGGAGACGCAAGTTTTTCGCGGCACAGTTTGGAGCGGGGGCGACAGTGGCCTTCACCCTGCTCGGTTTCGGCGTCGCCCTCTACCCCGATCTTCTGCTTGGCCAGCTGACGATCTCCGAGGCGGCAGCTCCCCGCGAAACCCTGATCGCCTTTTTCACCGTGCTGCCTTTCGGCGTGATCATTCTCGCCCCTTCCCTGGCTTTTCTCTATTGGACCTTCCGCGGCTCCCCCGACCCGGAATCGCCTCCCGACGAATTCAGGGTGCGGCGATGA
- a CDS encoding TraR/DksA C4-type zinc finger protein, protein MAYSNEPKELTEEQLDELRQLLLTKRQEVIKSIDLMRVRDFESNPDDNMEEIDQASTNQMQTVQLRVLEKEYKLLREVNRALEKFNTGDYGLCEGTEEPIGYPRLKVRPWARYSIDYAEEKERMDRQASSRLPGR, encoded by the coding sequence ATGGCATATAGCAATGAACCCAAAGAGTTGACCGAAGAGCAGCTGGACGAACTCCGGCAGTTGCTGCTGACCAAACGCCAGGAGGTGATCAAATCCATTGACCTCATGAGGGTCAGGGATTTCGAATCGAATCCGGACGACAACATGGAAGAGATCGATCAGGCTTCGACAAATCAGATGCAAACCGTACAGCTGCGTGTTCTCGAAAAGGAATACAAGCTTCTACGGGAGGTGAACCGGGCCCTGGAAAAATTCAATACGGGCGATTACGGCCTCTGCGAAGGCACGGAGGAGCCGATTGGATATCCCCGGCTCAAAGTTCGTCCCTGGGCTCGCTACAGCATCGATTACGCGGAAGAAAAAGAGCGCATGGACCGGCAGGCCTCCAGCAGGCTGCCGGGCAGATAG
- a CDS encoding cytochrome ubiquinol oxidase subunit I: MDNVLAARALMGISLGFHIIYATIGIGLPLMLMLAEGISLKTGNELYHDMARRWIRPAGLLFAIGAVSGTVLSFELGLLWPRFMEFSGPLIGMPFWMEGYAFFTEAIFLALYIYGERRLSRRALFLCTIPLALSAALSAVFVISANSWMNTPAGFTLDSGALTDISPLRAMMNPAFAHQAVHGTLAAFTATAFGMAGIYAFALLRRQNSLYFRKALLLAMAVGSLTLPFMLFSGDWSASFLARHQPAKLAAAESHFETMAGAPLILGGWPDPATGEVHFALRVPKMLSLLAFKDPDAVVVGLNDFPADEVPDPRWVHPFFQLMVGSFFIMALAAGWFWWHAWRRRNFAASRPLLWLLVAAAPFGLIALESGWLVTEFGRQPWIIQGVMKVAEGANPSGGLAIVLAVFLIVYILLTGGLVKMLLKREPSTDGSREDVHGDSL, encoded by the coding sequence ATGGACAATGTTCTGGCCGCTCGTGCCCTGATGGGCATATCCCTCGGCTTTCATATCATCTATGCCACCATCGGCATCGGACTGCCGCTGATGTTGATGCTTGCCGAGGGGATCTCTCTAAAAACCGGCAACGAACTCTACCACGACATGGCCCGCCGGTGGATCCGCCCGGCGGGCCTGCTGTTCGCAATAGGTGCCGTGTCGGGTACGGTACTTTCCTTCGAACTCGGATTATTGTGGCCGCGGTTCATGGAGTTCAGCGGGCCGCTGATCGGCATGCCCTTCTGGATGGAAGGCTACGCCTTTTTCACCGAAGCCATTTTTCTCGCCCTCTACATCTACGGAGAAAGACGTCTCTCGCGACGGGCCCTCTTCTTGTGCACCATCCCCCTGGCTCTGTCGGCCGCCCTGTCCGCCGTTTTCGTCATCAGTGCAAACTCCTGGATGAATACGCCGGCCGGCTTCACACTGGACAGCGGCGCACTCACCGACATTTCGCCGTTGCGGGCGATGATGAATCCTGCTTTCGCCCATCAGGCGGTGCACGGCACTCTGGCAGCCTTCACCGCCACGGCCTTCGGCATGGCGGGAATCTATGCCTTTGCCTTGCTGCGGCGGCAGAACAGCCTCTATTTCAGGAAGGCGCTGCTGTTGGCCATGGCGGTGGGCAGCTTGACCCTGCCCTTCATGCTGTTCAGCGGCGATTGGTCGGCGTCTTTTCTGGCCCGCCACCAGCCCGCGAAGCTGGCGGCGGCCGAGTCTCACTTCGAAACAATGGCGGGAGCTCCCCTGATTCTCGGCGGCTGGCCGGATCCGGCAACGGGCGAGGTCCATTTCGCTCTTCGCGTACCGAAGATGTTGAGCCTGCTCGCTTTTAAGGACCCGGATGCCGTCGTTGTCGGACTGAACGATTTTCCCGCCGATGAGGTGCCTGACCCCCGTTGGGTGCATCCATTCTTTCAGCTCATGGTCGGTTCCTTTTTCATCATGGCTCTGGCTGCGGGATGGTTCTGGTGGCACGCCTGGCGCAGGCGGAATTTTGCCGCCAGTCGCCCCCTGCTCTGGCTGCTGGTCGCGGCCGCCCCTTTCGGCCTGATCGCCCTCGAATCCGGCTGGCTGGTCACCGAATTCGGCCGGCAACCCTGGATTATTCAAGGTGTCATGAAGGTTGCGGAGGGGGCCAATCCCAGCGGTGGGCTGGCCATCGTTTTGGCCGTTTTTCTGATCGTGTATATCCTGCTCACCGGCGGACTGGTCAAAATGCTGCTGAAGCGCGAACCTTCCACGGACGGTTCCCGGGAGGATGTTCATGGTGACTCTCTCTGA